The Lolium rigidum isolate FL_2022 chromosome 2, APGP_CSIRO_Lrig_0.1, whole genome shotgun sequence genomic interval ccggtcccaggcccggtcgaccggcccccagaccggccgtgtccgagtctgtctcgaccagatctattctgggtcggttattttcgtactttttcgacctgaggtcgtcccaaaCGCCTATATAAGTCTCTGGGAcgtccccaaagttgctttagaccacgtttaagataaaccttagttcatagttgtttgctttgcaactctattgaatctctacatcCAATTGCTTCGATTTGGTGTGGAatctctgaaagtcttgtgtgatctgctgttccattgggaattagacggttgcaacttaccgcttcgtggtcggcggctacgtgcgcaagtgtgtggagttgcgaatatcttgcagggttgagagctgttgcatctggcgacagggaccaatcgagagatctcgttgcgtcatacaagttatcttcaaGTTATCTCCGCTATGTTCATCGTgagttcatcaccatccaccttcgcttactgagaagatcgggccaccccttatcatcttggtatcagattctcgggttcCCTCGGTaatccatccacaatccaccccatagttgagttgtgagtgttttcctatacagaaaaatccaaaaaaaaaattagggttagggttttgccatagccatagcttgcactaatttcgagttttcgtTGCTTtttgtagttgtttttgcgtacctttatctttcttctagtagaattgttagggtttgtgtttctttTTCATCTAGTTaatcatctagagtcagtttttgtttactccgagtcccCATAGcttacagtgtgtttgtccaagccatagacacagcctatcgatatacgtgactaggaacttccccagaagagactagttttaccgctcgataggttgttcattagggttttggtgctttgcatatcttgttggccgtgttatcaaggagttgagtcataaaatcaaaaaaaaagggaaaattgaaaagaagcaaaaagaactacatagctgcgttacaaaaagaaaaatacaaaaagaaaagtgaagtgctagtagaatcaagtgaaggcctaagtttttctttaactgcactcgtagttgagcaatcttgtgcctgtcccaTTGAGCtttgtaaagcatgggaaaaatatcacatacatgatgggttcttgtttagagctaacaaactatgtgttccagaatcgtttgtgcgtttgctcttattgcaggaatcacatgctggaggtttgatgggtcactttgggcgtgagaagacgctactcatgctagctgaccacttttattggccaaagatgaggcgggacgtggataggtatgtgaagaggtgcattacttgcaacaagtccaagtccaagctgaagcctcacggtttgtatactcctttaccggcacctactgcaccttgggaggatattagtatggattttgtgttgggtttgccgcgtactaaaagaggccatgattctatatttgtggtagtggatagattctctaagatgtcacattttattgtgctcctacaagagcgacgatgcgtcgcatattgctaacctgtttttcggggagattgtacgtctacatggagtcccgaagactattgtttcgatcgtgacgtgaagtttatgagctacttttggaagacgctttggaagaagtcggggacgaagctgcttttcagcactacttgtcatccccaaactgatggttcaaactgaagtggtgaatagaaccttgtcacaactgttgagatccatgatcaagaagaacctgaaggagtgggaagaatgtttgccgcatgtggagtttgcttacaacagggcggtacattctaccacagagctatgtccttttgaggtggtgtatggtttcaaacccattactccgcttgatttgttgcctctacccatacatgagagagttaatatggcggcatccaagagggcagattttgtgaaaaAGATTCAtgcgaagactaaagagttgattgagaagaaaggcaagagcaatgctgcaaggatgaacaagaagcgcaaagcgatgttgttcaagcctggtgatatggcatgggtacattttcgcaagcataggttcccgaagctgcggaagtctaagttgaagcctcgtggtgctggtccttacaaagtgcttgccaagatcaatgataatgcatactcgatagatcttccagaagatgagtttggtgtcagcaattctttcaatgtagttgatttgacaccatatgacggagaagaccttggagcgtcgaggtcgacgccttttgaaggggggagatgatgaggacatccctacctcactactacctccgtcattacaagtcgAAGATGAACCTcgtctgtgaagctcaagtccaatgaagtcaggattggaccaatgacacaagctcgtgcgaagctacttaaacaacaggtgaacttgttcctaaacgataccttgattgatgagaactttatactacctaagtcctattacttatgtatcatcaggtatgaagaggagacaagcatcgcaccagtaggagaggagcagctggacgtgaagatgtacgtggagctggacaaggagctggacatgaagatatctcatggacgcgtgagggaggagcgggaggcatgcgcgagaggagaagatgaaGTCCGAGGCCGGCCCGagcacccggtcggaccggccgccacgccggcgcgcccggtccctagcccggtccagccgggcgcccgaccggatccacccggcgccaaccggacacCTCGCCGACCGCAACCGGACGGGTTCATCGCGCCACAATTCCAGCATCCGGTttgcacccggtccctggcccggtttgaaccggccagcccggtcccaggtccggtcgaccggcccccagaccggcagtgtccgagtctgtctcgaccagatctattctgggtcggttattttcgtactttttcgacctgaggtcgtcccgaacgcctatataagtccctgggacgtccccaaagttgctttagaccacgtttaagataaaccctagttcatagttgtttgctttgcaactctattgaatctctacatcCAATTGCTTCGATTTGGTGTGGAatctctgaaagtcttgtgtgatctgatgttccattgggaattagacggttgcaacttaccgcttcgtggtcggcggctacgtgcgcaagtgtgtggagttgcgaatatcttgcagggttgagagctgttgcatctggctacagggaccaatcgagagatctcgttgtgtcatacaagttatcttcaagttatctccgctgtgttcatcgtgagttcatcaccatccaccttcgcttactgagaagatcgggccaccccttatcaatgtATGTATGTGaggtatgtgtgatggcttatttggatatgaattctcatgtatgtgtgatgtatatgtgatACAAAAgctagatatattctcatgtatgtgttgctcatatttgttagtggaatggctcataatatggtgtatttgtgtaaagatgtaggatggtgtggctcctagatcaagagtatgacagggatcaccgggcttttcatatgacggagaaaAGAACGGTTCTTCAacccttgaagattcgttaccacggCACAGTTAGTGAAAtgtcgtatgacgagaggtacacggagttcatccagcccaccgatcttctcccgttcatcacgcttgtaagccggggggcgaacatgaacgccgcggcactcaccgcccttgtcgaccggtggaggccggagacgcacaccttccacttgagggccggcgagatgacccctactcttcaggatgtttcaatgatacttggacttcctattcagggcgagccactgtgtatgaacacagcttctgatgggtggcgcggacagatggaggaccttgttggcatggctcctccgccgccagcagaTCCAAAGGAGAGAACTCCCGCCGGCGCACCTTTTGCTTGGATCAGGGCGAACTTTGGTACTTGCCCGcaaggggccaacgaggacactatCAAGACATACACCCGAGTGTACTTGTGGTatatgatttcgaggactctctttgctgacagtggtgggaagttggccaattggtgttggctcaaggcgcttacggtgttggagcaccagtggagttggggaacagctgcacttgcctacctctaccggcaggtgatgatttgctaTGTGTACTATTCTTCTATAGTAGTCTGCTAGACAAAGTATTAACCcaatgtcttatgtacgcagttggacgaagcttgtcgcaggactgggagcggcggtattggtggatgcttgctcctactttccgtatggagctgggaccgcctatcagttggacGGCCCAGGATActcaacgagaggccatggcctcattacCGGAACAACCCATGGCTGGCCATGTGGACATTGTCCCTCatgacttggccgctttcaacgactatctccaatggtttcatcaaagcacgcatatcgagttagtgaaccccgcgtatgatgacgacatcttggacgaccccatcgagttcgatgaggttgcgcaaagccagcatGACATGTATGCTCGcaaagggagatcgacttctattgcttccgagctgaacttcgtggtaatgtattctctcattagctagtacatcatctatattggcatgtgctcgctcaaattgtgtataatatgtttgtcacagcggtccgagatccaaaaaacggctgaggagtgcgaggttatTTGGGATCAGAGCCATAGAGATGAAAAGCCTATCAGACCattgcggcatttcattaaggtatgatcaccaactttgaatgtaagcTATTATGTtcgggtggctttgtaaccatgacttccatgacgcaaaacactgcacgaaagatgcggcggttagccaacttgctaggttgccgcgacggCGAAATTGCGGCTAcatcctcttccgaagaggcggaggGGGTATGGATTATTTTGTTGCtatcaaacatgttcttactaatttcaactattgtaatctcatgtgttattTTTAGAGGAAGATTCCTGACGACACCATTCTGAGTCAAAGCATTAGTCGAGGCAAGAAGGAAGCCGCACGGTCTgcgtaccagttgaagccaaggggcaaggctccagccCGATACACTCCGgacgattatgtcaaccgaggaaagaaggttgtgattgaggaggatgaggagccgccgcggagatcatctttgaggaggatgaggaacgatgagccgttatcttcagatgaggaggagcaggaggagcaggaggagcagcagcaacaacagccacggcagcggacgaaaaggttggccgtccggaagcagcccgtgaggaggggACGTCGAGGAGGATAGATGGATTTGCTatgtgttgttgtgaactctatcttcataagtatcgtgttgtgaactctatgtcatttcgaaccatgtctctattgctacgtgttgtttgaaATTGCTATTGAAATTGCTATTGATGTGTGCTATGTGCTATGATGTGTGCTATGTGCATGATGTATGTAAGAAATTGCTATTGAAATTGCTATTGTTGTGTTGAAAACTGTTTTAATAAGGCAAGAATTTTCcaggttttaacacaagtcaacgtgtggcgcccttgccactgGTGCCACACTGCACAGTATGGCGCCCACGGCGTCGGCGCCACAAATGTCAAtttatatgtcgaaaacatccagggctcCGGACgcttggtccttagccgttttggcgaggctgtttGCGTGGTGccggtggcatcggcgccacaccgtggcatcggcgccacacaaaagcctcgccaaaacggctaagtcccaggagaattgtcttacagtatgttttggccaattataagtgcatgtgtggcgccgatgggagcggcgccacacttcCTGCCACGTCAGATGGGAgaacagctcagcgtcgaggaggCCACATCGGCTAGGAGAGTGGCGCCgccggcacgggcgccacacagtgaggtgtggcgccggcgTGACGggtgccacacaaaagggttagatgggtgaaatagtttcgccagagggtcagtctgtgctatagttttaGAAAAGGattatttctgtgtaaatcgccGAGCAGAGACGGAGTTCCGGCGAGGCAACGCGTTTAATTGGGCAGATCGTCAGGGAATAGAGTCCTTTTTGTGATGTGTTTGCGTCCTCGTGTTTGAGACTAGTTCTAGGGGATCCCTGTCGGAGTAGGATACATGTGACTCTCTACTTTGCCTTTGGGCGCGTCTGTTTCTTTGGGCTGATTTTTTCTTTGCTTTTGGGCTGATGTGCCGGGCTCGAGACAATCGATCGATCCACGCGTGAGACGTACCATGTACGGTTTTATtcgcatttaatagtaaagaagatGTACATCATACAACTGGGCAAAGAAAATTCTAGCCGGGAAGCCTAACAAGTAGCAGCAGAAATCAAATCCAAGTTCAGGATGGATTTGAAAAATGAGCATAAAACTAACCTCGGAATAAACAAGTCATGATGGATTGGAACAATGAGCATAAAACTAACCTCGAAACAAACAATATCCCAGTCTACAGATCTTTCCacaaaaataaaactaacaatGTAAATTCCTtcaaaaccttcaagagcggtagCTAAGTGAGTTAACATGAACATCTAATATGGATAATCTCATCCATACATCAATCATCTTGATTAGAGGAAAAAACATAGGGATAATATGCTACTCTATGTGTAGCCTATAAGGTAGGAGGAACATCGGCACTAGGATTAATAAGCAGACCGAAACCCTTGCACAAATCACACACATAATCATAACCATCACAAATTTTATGTTTAAAAATTAGAATCAGTCCATAGCTGACTAGTCACACTGCAACAAACATTACCACATACACAATCATTTATGCTTAAAATTACAATAAGTCCACAGCTAAAAAACCATACCATAACAAACGACATCATACACACAGAGAAGGAGCACGTTATCGATGTCAGCATCAAGGGGTTCATGCTGCATCAGTCGAATACCCACTCTGATTTATTTCTCATTTTGCTCAAGAGATTGTACCATCACCTATGCAACCAGATGACCGGTACTCCAATCGACAGAGAAAAGATGATCaaaccaaatcaaatcaaatcagaCCAAAACTGCCAGTTCATTGCCACACCATGGCAATGCAGTATGCGGACGTAGAGAAGAGAACCCACAAACCAATCAAGCAGGAAGCACAGCACGAAAACTTGAGTTATGTCGGTTGAAGGAACCTAAAGATTACCTGCAGCACAGTAAACCAACAATGGAAGTGATGATTAACTAGACATACTCGCACTACACGTCTACACAGAGTAGTAAGTTGGTTTGTTTTGGAAGAATGAAGTAATAACTTTGTTCGCGAAGTAGGGAGATGGAGATATATGTATACCTCCTCACCTGAGTAGGCTCTCTCTGGGCAGCTGGGCCTTGTAGTACAGCGAGTGGCTCGGCTCGTAGAGGGAAGGGTGGTGGTGCTCCTGCAGCCCGTCCCACTCCAGGTTGTCCCACCATTCCTTCTCGCAGTCGACCTTGGGCGGCTTGGTGTAGCGCCCGAATGGCCCGAATGTCGGCAGACGCCTGAGGCTCCAGCAGCCCCTGATCTTGATGGTCTTTAGGTTAGGCGTGCACATCCTGCGGCCACAGATACGCTGCAGCGTGGGGAGCTCGTGCAGGTGGATGAACCTCAGGCTCTGGAATACTATAGCTGTATCATCCTGCGCGTGAAGCTCCAGGTCCCAAGGGAATACCTCCTTGAGGTCACTGCAGTACACTATCTCTAGAATCTCTAGGCGATCCATTACACTATCTCTAGAATATCTAGGATACCGCATGATGTTCCGTCTGCAGAGAGGGAGCACATGGACGAGCCTGGGGCAGTGGTCCAGGTGCATGAAACTCAGGAATGGAGTAGTAGTATTAAGTGGCCTGTCCCAGATGTAGCATGGAGAGAGGAGCTGGGACGCCCAGAATGTCCT includes:
- the LOC124689441 gene encoding protein MAIN-LIKE 1-like, translated to MVWLLDQEYDRDHRAFHMTEKRTVLQPLKIRYHGTVSEMSYDERYTEFIQPTDLLPFITLVSRGANMNAAALTALVDRWRPETHTFHLRAGEMTPTLQDVSMILGLPIQGEPLCMNTASDGWRGQMEDLVGMAPPPPADPKERTPAGAPFAWIRANFGTCPQGANEDTIKTYTRVYLWYMISRTLFADSGGKLANWCWLKALTVLEHQWSWGTAALAYLYRQVMICYVYYSSIVVC